From Methanocella paludicola SANAE, a single genomic window includes:
- a CDS encoding geranylgeranyl reductase family protein yields the protein MKNNYDVIVVGAGPAGSVAATTAARKGLDVLLIEKRQEIGVPVRCAEGVIKAGLDEFIEYDPKWVCAEVRRGRIHAPDGNMLCFSQEDTAGYILDRKIFDRSLAKTAAHAGSEVQVKTQATGLIIEDGCVKGITGKCRGQEFEARAKVIIGADGVESKIGRQAGLLGPLRLKDVESCAEFLVSGIDIDPDCLELYFGNKLSPGGYLWVFPKGKNEANIGVANLADRLNGAHPIDYLERYVSEHFPDGKIIQVVSGAVPVCNLPGRLSMSGLLLAGDGARLVDPLLGAGIMNAMISGRMAGNIAANAINAGDVSAKALKTYDHEIRSTIGKAIRRNYRVKEFIVGSSDLQMNLMIAAAKKLNVESIPVSEIFLEVTTNGLPIMKVVRMVN from the coding sequence ATGAAAAATAACTATGATGTTATCGTAGTCGGCGCAGGCCCCGCCGGATCCGTAGCAGCTACGACAGCAGCACGAAAGGGGCTCGACGTACTTTTGATCGAGAAGCGGCAGGAGATCGGAGTGCCCGTCCGCTGCGCCGAGGGCGTGATAAAGGCAGGACTGGACGAGTTCATAGAATACGACCCTAAATGGGTATGCGCCGAGGTCCGCCGCGGGCGTATTCATGCCCCCGATGGCAACATGTTATGCTTTTCCCAGGAGGACACTGCCGGATATATCCTGGACCGTAAGATCTTTGACCGCTCGCTTGCGAAAACGGCTGCGCATGCGGGCTCGGAAGTCCAGGTAAAAACACAGGCCACGGGGCTGATCATAGAAGATGGCTGCGTAAAAGGCATAACGGGTAAATGCAGAGGGCAGGAGTTCGAAGCCCGTGCAAAAGTCATCATCGGCGCTGACGGCGTAGAATCGAAGATCGGCCGCCAGGCCGGCCTGTTAGGCCCTCTCAGGCTAAAAGACGTGGAGTCATGCGCGGAATTCCTCGTCTCCGGCATCGACATCGATCCCGACTGCCTCGAGCTATACTTCGGTAATAAGCTATCCCCGGGAGGATATCTTTGGGTATTCCCCAAGGGAAAGAATGAGGCCAATATAGGCGTAGCGAACCTGGCTGACCGCTTAAATGGGGCACATCCCATAGATTACCTTGAACGGTATGTAAGTGAGCATTTTCCCGACGGTAAGATCATCCAGGTCGTCTCAGGAGCCGTACCGGTTTGCAATTTACCCGGCCGCTTATCTATGAGCGGGCTCTTGCTCGCCGGCGACGGCGCCAGGCTCGTCGACCCGCTCCTCGGAGCGGGCATCATGAATGCCATGATCAGCGGACGGATGGCGGGCAACATTGCGGCCAACGCGATAAATGCAGGAGACGTATCAGCAAAAGCGCTGAAAACGTATGACCATGAGATCAGATCGACCATAGGTAAGGCGATCCGTCGCAATTACCGCGTTAAGGAATTCATCGTAGGCTCCAGCGACCTTCAGATGAACCTGATGATCGCCGCAGCCAAAAAACTGAACGTGGAGAGCATCCCAGTTTCAGAGATCTTTTTAGAGGTCACGACAAATGGCCTGCCCATCATGAAAGTAGTCCGTATGGTCAATTAA
- a CDS encoding DUF7065 domain-containing protein, with translation MDTDLIHEFGSHTEWNESFYFNFYDRSSDVCGFMRIGLKPNKNEKSVFCFLLLPDGSIVGFKGDTPYSGPELSVNGLTFTKVMPEKHWKLDFKGMMVKLASQPQPVSATFDLEFEAMNRMFDYRSCVNAEKEAMSKSVVSEHLEQFGRITGTLSIGDRSYNINGLGERDHSWGIREWTAPKMWIWLTCQFSEKEGLNVTKLAVEQGEVDAGFVHLNGMSMPLDAVSIDTKYGADGGPKSFRMIMKDKDGKQYYIDAEILRQVMMPFDSPDKKGSSIMYETLARYRMDGKTGYGIAEYLIKKS, from the coding sequence TTGGATACTGATCTCATACACGAGTTCGGCTCCCACACGGAGTGGAACGAGAGCTTTTACTTTAATTTTTATGATCGTTCGAGCGACGTTTGTGGCTTCATGCGTATCGGGCTTAAGCCGAATAAGAACGAGAAAAGCGTTTTTTGTTTTTTATTATTGCCTGACGGCAGCATCGTTGGCTTTAAGGGTGATACGCCGTATTCCGGCCCTGAGCTTTCGGTAAACGGGTTGACGTTCACGAAGGTTATGCCCGAGAAGCACTGGAAGCTGGATTTTAAGGGTATGATGGTGAAACTTGCCAGCCAGCCACAGCCCGTAAGCGCTACTTTTGACCTGGAGTTCGAGGCAATGAACCGGATGTTCGACTACCGGTCATGCGTAAACGCCGAAAAAGAGGCGATGTCGAAGAGCGTCGTCTCCGAGCACCTTGAGCAGTTCGGCCGTATCACGGGAACGCTCAGCATCGGGGATAGGTCCTATAATATAAACGGCCTGGGAGAAAGAGACCATTCATGGGGCATCCGCGAATGGACAGCGCCGAAAATGTGGATATGGCTTACATGCCAGTTCTCGGAAAAAGAGGGCCTGAACGTCACGAAGCTCGCAGTCGAGCAGGGCGAGGTGGACGCGGGGTTCGTGCACCTGAACGGCATGAGCATGCCGCTGGACGCCGTTTCTATCGATACGAAATACGGTGCTGACGGGGGCCCGAAGTCGTTCCGCATGATAATGAAGGATAAGGACGGCAAGCAGTATTACATTGATGCCGAGATACTCCGGCAGGTCATGATGCCCTTCGATAGCCCGGATAAGAAAGGATCGTCCATCATGTACGAAACCCTGGCCAGGTATCGTATGGATGGTAAGACGGGCTATGGCATCGCCGAATACCTTATTAAAAAGTCATAG
- a CDS encoding PEP/pyruvate-binding domain-containing protein yields MDGRTKQQRETLSNDSSVLRGILPLSGSTSSSLEDSGGKAFNLLELLRAGFNVPPGFIITSEVYREFIIKNELSEKITKCLAGIDVSNKDSIASCASKVRELILSGVIDQSVIDAINDKIVSFNNSDLWAVRSSAAAEDLPEASFAGQQDTFLNVKSGDIPEFVKRCWASYWNERAIAYRQNAGIEQSGMAVVVQSMVNASASGVMFTKDPVSGNDRIVIESSWGLGESIVSGLVVPDRFVYDKKASSIVERNISKKTKGIFFSYNGSTATSVDDKQQNAASLSDVQINALAETGKKIEQHYGAPQDIEWAIQEGTIYLLQSRPITTLENDQTLWTRGYGDEYWADVVSPLFFSLLGDYLSKYVLDEGNSIMGYKDLAGKELIKIHKGHIYFNAEVLEGVFTYNPKFSRTRDLLNYFPEKDKARIANEPTKLFRRALAEVRIALLDPDGTMPLTDKAYKKWAKQFLSEMKPFDMLDLKGLSDEELHREFVKMENALLKHYRLIRYGMVTHSIGTNLIAKSWLTNWLDDRTGELYARLISGLPNNKTIETNIALERLARDARADPALMQLLKNTPSCDVMANLESDLKYKKFLSSLEQFLADYGHRSFTREIFFPRWANDPSLVVDIVKSLAQGKDSRIEEQEQQRLEERLETQKLVSKKLGLIKGPVFNIVLNYAQVYLIFRENQRFYLDHQIYRQRRLFMEYGRRFVERKLIERQDDIFFLSKEEIFALAKSGDKGIKSIIRARRMDFERYRDTLPPKFLRGGVDFDDPQTLDENTRVINGTSSSPGIATGRIRIVDTISALSSVEDGDILVTQNTDPGWTPVFSRIGALVTETGGILSHGAVVSREYRIPAVTAVRNATHLLKTGQKVRVDGNEGIIYILEE; encoded by the coding sequence ATGGATGGAAGGACGAAACAACAGCGGGAAACGCTAAGCAATGATTCTTCTGTATTACGAGGGATACTTCCTTTATCCGGCAGCACGTCCTCGTCTCTGGAAGATTCGGGAGGCAAAGCGTTCAACCTGCTGGAGCTGCTGAGAGCAGGGTTTAACGTCCCTCCGGGCTTTATCATAACTTCCGAAGTCTACAGGGAATTCATAATTAAAAATGAGCTTAGCGAAAAGATCACGAAGTGCCTGGCCGGCATCGACGTCTCTAATAAGGACAGTATCGCCTCATGTGCCTCGAAAGTCAGGGAGCTCATTCTATCGGGCGTAATAGATCAAAGCGTTATCGATGCCATTAACGATAAAATCGTCTCATTTAATAACAGTGACCTCTGGGCGGTGCGCTCATCGGCTGCGGCCGAGGACCTTCCCGAAGCGTCGTTCGCAGGCCAGCAGGACACGTTCCTGAACGTAAAAAGCGGGGACATTCCCGAATTTGTAAAGCGCTGCTGGGCTTCCTACTGGAACGAGCGCGCTATCGCATACAGGCAAAACGCCGGAATCGAGCAGTCAGGAATGGCTGTCGTCGTCCAGAGCATGGTGAACGCGTCCGCATCCGGCGTGATGTTCACGAAAGACCCGGTCAGCGGAAATGACAGGATCGTCATCGAATCGAGCTGGGGCCTCGGGGAATCCATCGTATCAGGGCTCGTCGTCCCTGACAGGTTCGTTTACGATAAAAAAGCCTCAAGTATTGTCGAGAGGAATATAAGTAAAAAAACTAAAGGCATATTTTTCTCATATAATGGCAGCACCGCGACAAGCGTGGACGATAAGCAGCAAAATGCCGCCTCATTGAGCGACGTGCAGATAAATGCACTAGCCGAGACGGGGAAAAAGATAGAACAGCATTATGGGGCTCCCCAGGATATCGAGTGGGCCATCCAGGAGGGCACTATCTATCTACTCCAGTCGAGGCCTATCACGACACTAGAGAACGACCAGACGCTCTGGACACGGGGCTACGGCGACGAGTACTGGGCCGACGTCGTGTCGCCACTATTCTTCTCGCTCCTTGGCGATTATCTTTCGAAGTACGTGCTGGACGAGGGCAATAGCATCATGGGCTATAAGGACTTAGCGGGTAAAGAGCTGATCAAGATCCATAAAGGCCACATCTATTTCAACGCCGAAGTCCTCGAAGGCGTGTTCACGTATAACCCTAAATTCTCCAGGACCCGGGACCTCTTGAACTATTTCCCGGAAAAGGATAAGGCCAGGATCGCTAACGAGCCGACAAAGCTCTTCCGCCGGGCGCTGGCGGAAGTGCGGATCGCCCTTCTCGATCCGGACGGCACGATGCCGCTTACGGATAAGGCCTACAAGAAATGGGCAAAACAATTCCTCTCCGAAATGAAGCCGTTCGACATGCTTGACCTTAAAGGCCTTAGCGATGAAGAGCTGCACAGGGAATTCGTCAAGATGGAGAACGCTCTGCTGAAGCATTACCGGCTGATCAGGTACGGCATGGTCACGCACAGCATCGGCACCAACCTTATCGCGAAAAGCTGGCTGACAAACTGGTTAGATGATAGGACGGGGGAGCTATATGCCAGGCTTATTTCTGGTCTTCCCAATAATAAGACCATCGAGACTAATATCGCGCTGGAGCGGCTCGCGAGGGATGCCAGGGCTGACCCGGCGCTCATGCAACTTTTAAAGAATACGCCATCCTGCGACGTCATGGCTAACCTGGAAAGCGATCTGAAGTATAAAAAATTCCTATCCTCACTCGAGCAATTCCTGGCCGACTATGGCCACCGCTCATTCACCAGGGAAATATTCTTCCCGCGGTGGGCGAACGACCCGTCCCTGGTCGTCGATATCGTCAAGTCGCTCGCCCAGGGGAAGGATAGCCGCATCGAGGAGCAGGAACAGCAGCGCCTCGAGGAGCGGCTTGAGACGCAAAAGCTGGTCTCGAAAAAGCTCGGGCTCATAAAGGGCCCTGTATTCAATATCGTATTAAATTATGCCCAGGTATACCTGATCTTCAGGGAAAACCAGCGCTTCTATCTCGACCACCAGATCTACCGGCAGCGCCGGCTCTTTATGGAATACGGGCGGCGCTTCGTGGAACGGAAGCTTATTGAGCGGCAGGATGACATATTTTTCCTCTCTAAAGAGGAGATATTCGCGCTTGCGAAGAGCGGAGATAAGGGCATTAAAAGCATTATCCGGGCCAGGCGCATGGATTTCGAAAGGTACCGGGATACTCTGCCGCCGAAGTTCCTGAGAGGGGGCGTCGACTTTGACGACCCGCAAACGCTCGATGAAAATACCCGGGTGATAAACGGGACCTCATCAAGCCCCGGCATTGCGACCGGCAGGATCCGGATCGTGGATACGATCAGCGCGCTCTCCTCAGTGGAGGATGGCGACATACTTGTCACGCAAAACACTGACCCCGGCTGGACGCCCGTCTTTTCTCGCATCGGGGCGCTCGTGACCGAGACCGGCGGCATCCTGTCGCACGGCGCGGTCGTTTCGAGAGAATACAGGATACCGGCGGTTACGGCCGTACGCAACGCGACCCATCTACTCAAGACCGGCCAAAAAGTCCGGGTCGATGGGAACGAAGGTATCATCTACATACTGGAGGAATAA
- a CDS encoding rhodanese-like domain-containing protein: MAGNRINILGTDELKERLSDPKKVIIVDARDEEDYKKMHIPGAISIPVYDIDKMSDTLDKDKEVITYCSGGMCDASTDAANILTKKGFKNVSEYKGGIQDWFAGNNPTE; encoded by the coding sequence ATGGCAGGCAACAGGATCAATATACTGGGCACGGACGAGCTCAAGGAACGCCTGAGCGATCCGAAAAAGGTAATTATCGTAGATGCCAGGGACGAAGAGGACTACAAGAAAATGCACATCCCCGGGGCCATTTCGATTCCCGTGTACGATATCGATAAAATGAGCGACACGCTGGACAAGGATAAGGAGGTCATCACCTACTGTAGTGGGGGTATGTGCGATGCCAGCACGGACGCCGCGAACATCCTTACAAAGAAGGGCTTCAAGAACGTATCCGAGTACAAAGGCGGCATTCAGGACTGGTTCGCCGGGAATAACCCTACTGAGTGA
- a CDS encoding pentapeptide repeat-containing protein, whose amino-acid sequence MDLTGVDLSSVDLHGMQIVNVKFDRAILDNANLYDSQLVGCSFNGTSFRRSIMRKSDILDCAFNKALLSQADLSESKLYKLTFSECDMHLVKMIGAKVVDCAFKSCNMLSANISTVCISGSSFENCDLQHMNAEKSFIAHSSFDNVEMDYTSMNYSVLYDNLFNTVSTNDMLMVETKLDLDSALFRKSRSVDLKNISKGNG is encoded by the coding sequence ATGGACTTAACCGGCGTCGACCTGAGCAGCGTCGACCTCCACGGAATGCAGATCGTGAACGTCAAGTTCGACAGGGCTATCCTGGACAACGCCAACCTCTATGATTCGCAGCTCGTCGGCTGCAGCTTTAACGGCACGAGCTTCAGGCGCTCCATCATGCGAAAGTCGGACATTCTGGATTGCGCCTTTAATAAGGCATTATTATCCCAGGCTGACCTGAGCGAGTCGAAGCTCTATAAGCTGACTTTTTCCGAATGCGACATGCACCTGGTAAAGATGATCGGGGCCAAGGTAGTCGATTGCGCGTTCAAGAGCTGCAATATGCTGAGCGCCAACATATCGACAGTCTGTATTTCAGGCTCGAGTTTCGAGAACTGTGACCTCCAGCACATGAACGCAGAAAAATCATTTATCGCGCATTCATCGTTCGATAACGTGGAGATGGATTATACTTCAATGAACTATTCAGTGCTCTACGACAACCTGTTCAATACAGTCTCGACAAACGATATGTTAATGGTCGAGACGAAGCTGGACCTGGACAGCGCATTGTTCAGAAAGTCCAGGTCAGTAGATCTTAAAAATATCTCGAAAGGTAATGGATAG
- the xerA gene encoding site-specific tyrosine recombinase/integron integrase, with translation MDYIQIFLDEKRLSSSPNTIKQYGLILHNFQEFCSKPLDQVNRHEIIRYLNHLMFEQNRSKAYVSNIMSIIKSFYSFLVENEYITANPAKGISSVKIDKKAPIYLTQDEMRALIETALDPRDNLIVKMLYATGVRVSELVNIKKQDIDLDRNTIKVFGKGAKERIVLVPDVLKAQLETYCAGFPEGQKLFDLNIRTVERDIKALAVRAGINKKVTPHKLRHSFATHMLQNGGNVVAIQKLLGHTSLNTTQIYTHYSVDELKDMYAHTHPMNK, from the coding sequence ATGGACTACATACAGATCTTCCTGGATGAAAAGAGATTATCTTCCAGCCCCAACACTATAAAACAATATGGCCTGATACTCCACAACTTCCAGGAATTTTGTAGCAAGCCTTTAGACCAGGTAAACAGGCACGAGATTATAAGATATCTAAACCACCTGATGTTCGAACAAAATAGGTCCAAAGCATATGTTTCAAACATAATGAGCATCATTAAATCGTTCTATTCGTTCCTCGTCGAGAACGAGTATATCACAGCTAACCCTGCAAAGGGGATCAGCTCAGTGAAGATCGACAAAAAGGCCCCGATATATTTGACGCAGGACGAAATGCGGGCCCTCATTGAAACGGCCCTGGACCCACGGGATAACCTCATCGTTAAAATGCTCTATGCCACTGGAGTCAGAGTATCCGAACTCGTGAACATAAAAAAGCAGGACATAGACCTGGACAGAAACACTATTAAAGTATTTGGCAAGGGAGCAAAGGAGCGTATCGTACTGGTGCCGGACGTGCTCAAAGCGCAGCTCGAGACATACTGCGCCGGCTTCCCGGAAGGGCAAAAACTATTCGATCTCAATATCCGGACAGTCGAGCGGGATATTAAGGCACTCGCGGTAAGGGCGGGCATCAACAAAAAAGTCACGCCACACAAGCTCAGGCACAGCTTTGCCACGCACATGCTACAGAACGGGGGAAACGTGGTGGCCATACAAAAGCTCCTGGGGCACACATCGCTCAACACTACACAGATATACACCCATTACAGCGTGGACGAGCTCAAAGACATGTATGCGCATACCCACCCGATGAACAAATAA
- a CDS encoding YkgJ family cysteine cluster protein, with amino-acid sequence MRSTGLQLNRAESRFECKRCGACCKDRDVPLTLDDIFRLSEFLNMDPDSFYSQYCVEVAKGDNTIALPYLRRDDGACCFLEDNICQAHFAKPTVCLNTPSTIFGSIEHIRARMPPSCAIHHTRIPESADNERKRRNYMTAMMLTTIYYSKFGTFKYQLSKPFIYRILLFRRNREQIYNFTGNNMASN; translated from the coding sequence ATGCGCTCGACAGGACTACAGCTTAACAGGGCAGAGAGCCGCTTCGAATGCAAGCGGTGCGGCGCCTGCTGCAAGGACAGGGACGTTCCCCTGACACTCGACGACATCTTTCGGCTTAGCGAATTCCTTAACATGGACCCCGACAGCTTTTACAGCCAGTATTGCGTCGAAGTGGCAAAAGGCGATAATACGATAGCTCTGCCGTATTTACGGAGGGACGACGGAGCCTGCTGTTTCCTGGAGGATAACATCTGCCAGGCCCATTTCGCCAAGCCTACGGTGTGCCTGAACACGCCGTCGACCATCTTCGGCAGTATTGAACATATAAGGGCCCGGATGCCGCCCTCATGCGCTATCCATCATACAAGGATCCCTGAATCGGCAGATAATGAGCGCAAGAGAAGGAATTATATGACGGCCATGATGCTCACGACCATATATTATAGTAAGTTCGGCACGTTCAAGTATCAGCTCTCTAAGCCGTTCATTTATCGTATACTGCTTTTCCGGCGTAACCGGGAGCAGATCTATAATTTTACCGGCAATAACATGGCGAGTAACTAG
- a CDS encoding IS256 family transposase, which yields MANLLSKEQIRAWLKDNDLKDGASIEKAFIGEIKGVLQEALEAEMTNTLGYSKYDWKNKSTDNMRNGHSKKTVRSQFGEVELDIPRDVNREFEPVIVKKHEKTFSNSLEDMIISLFASGMSTRDIEGQMRRVYGVDVSPEMVTRITDKILPRAKEWQNRVLDSLYPFIFLDGVMFNVRQDGVVIKKTAYVVFAINVEGRREVLGIWIGEAESSKFWMTVLSEMRNRGVEDILIASVDGLSGFEEAIRAVYPRTEIQRCIVHQIRNSTRYVYYKDRKEFCNDMKQIYTAPGEEAGLLALSRFEEKWRGKYHYAVKSWRTNWQCLSTFFKYPPEIRRLIYTTNPIENFNRNIRKITKTKSSFPTDDSLFKILYLIVMDTSEKWTSAIPNWSIILNQLTGYFKERIESYI from the coding sequence ATGGCAAATTTATTGAGCAAAGAGCAGATAAGGGCTTGGTTGAAGGATAACGATCTTAAAGATGGTGCGTCGATTGAGAAGGCGTTCATTGGGGAGATTAAAGGAGTATTGCAAGAGGCATTAGAAGCGGAGATGACCAATACATTGGGTTATTCGAAGTATGATTGGAAGAATAAGAGTACGGATAACATGAGGAATGGTCACTCGAAGAAGACTGTTAGAAGCCAGTTCGGGGAGGTCGAGCTCGATATCCCCAGGGATGTTAATAGAGAGTTCGAGCCGGTCATTGTTAAGAAGCATGAGAAGACCTTCTCGAACAGCCTGGAGGATATGATCATCAGCCTGTTTGCCAGTGGCATGAGTACTCGTGATATCGAAGGGCAGATGAGACGGGTGTACGGGGTGGACGTTAGTCCGGAGATGGTGACCAGGATCACTGATAAAATACTTCCAAGGGCCAAGGAGTGGCAGAACCGGGTGCTTGACTCGTTGTACCCGTTCATCTTCCTGGACGGTGTCATGTTCAACGTCAGGCAGGATGGCGTTGTGATCAAGAAGACGGCTTACGTGGTGTTCGCTATCAACGTGGAGGGCAGGAGAGAGGTGCTGGGAATCTGGATCGGCGAGGCCGAATCGAGCAAGTTCTGGATGACCGTGCTGTCCGAAATGAGGAACCGTGGAGTGGAGGACATCCTTATCGCCAGCGTTGACGGGCTCAGCGGCTTCGAGGAGGCCATCCGGGCCGTGTACCCCAGGACAGAGATACAGCGGTGTATCGTTCACCAGATCAGGAACAGCACCAGGTACGTGTATTATAAGGATCGTAAGGAGTTTTGCAACGATATGAAGCAAATTTACACGGCTCCAGGCGAGGAAGCAGGATTGTTGGCCCTAAGCCGTTTCGAGGAAAAATGGCGGGGCAAATACCATTACGCTGTAAAGAGCTGGAGAACTAATTGGCAGTGCCTGTCCACGTTCTTCAAGTACCCGCCCGAAATAAGACGGCTCATCTATACAACGAACCCGATCGAAAATTTTAATAGAAACATACGGAAAATCACAAAGACCAAGAGCAGCTTTCCCACCGATGACAGCCTGTTCAAGATATTGTACCTGATCGTCATGGACACAAGTGAAAAATGGACCTCAGCGATACCGAACTGGAGCATAATCCTGAACCAGCTCACCGGGTACTTCAAAGAACGAATCGAATCATATATCTAA
- a CDS encoding YgiQ family radical SAM protein: MKKRSSGRFLPMSLEEMGRLGWSQPDVIIVSGDAYVDHPAFGPALVGRVLEDAGYRVGMIAIPDFRDKRAFDVLGEPRLCFCVSSGNVDSMVNNYTANKRIRTEDDYAPGGKGGLRPDRAVLVYCNRIRETYKSKPIVIGGIEASLRRFAHYDYWDDKVRQSILADSPADLLVYGMAEKPIVEVVHQLNSGKAIGDIKGIRGTSTKTRELDIEGFVELPDYKVVSTDKMAYARAFKAYSDEQDPFYGRVVVQRHPKTIVVQNPPPMPMTTAELDHVYGLPYTRRPHPSYKEEIPGLRTVRFSITSHRGCFGGCAFCAITNHQGRIVQSRSIESIVEEVKKLVKMPEFKGTITDIGGPTADMYMLGCEKQSKYGACQDKLCLYPKACPSLKRDHGDLIKLLKAVESVPGVKNVFIGSGIRYDLAMQDEDYLYHICEHNVSGQLKVAPEHVSKAVTDAMCKPSIEMYERFVKRYKEINRELGKEQYIIPYFISGHPGCTLNDAVQLAEYVRDMGYYVEQVQDFTPTPSTLSTCMYYTGYNPYTEKEVYVPRSVDERRMQRALLQYKDPANYDLVKKALQKAGRKDLIGYGPKCLIPPTRPHGRRR, translated from the coding sequence ATGAAAAAAAGGTCTTCCGGCCGATTTTTGCCGATGTCCCTGGAAGAGATGGGGCGCCTCGGGTGGAGTCAGCCTGATGTGATCATTGTCAGCGGGGACGCTTACGTCGACCATCCTGCCTTCGGCCCGGCCCTTGTCGGCCGTGTGCTCGAGGATGCGGGATACCGTGTGGGCATGATCGCCATACCCGATTTCCGCGATAAGCGCGCGTTCGATGTTCTTGGCGAGCCCCGGCTCTGCTTTTGCGTTTCTTCGGGCAACGTGGACTCGATGGTCAATAATTATACGGCCAATAAGCGGATCCGTACGGAAGACGATTATGCGCCCGGCGGTAAAGGCGGCCTCAGGCCTGACCGCGCAGTCCTTGTCTATTGTAACCGTATCCGGGAGACTTATAAGTCGAAGCCCATTGTCATCGGCGGCATCGAGGCGAGCCTGCGCCGGTTTGCCCACTATGATTACTGGGACGATAAGGTCCGGCAGTCGATCCTGGCCGATTCCCCTGCCGACCTGCTTGTCTATGGTATGGCCGAGAAGCCTATCGTTGAGGTGGTCCATCAATTAAATTCCGGTAAGGCTATTGGTGATATCAAAGGTATTAGGGGTACGTCCACGAAGACCCGGGAGCTGGATATCGAAGGGTTCGTGGAGCTTCCGGATTATAAGGTCGTATCTACCGATAAGATGGCATATGCCCGGGCTTTTAAAGCCTATTCGGATGAGCAGGACCCGTTCTATGGCAGAGTCGTGGTGCAGCGCCACCCTAAGACCATCGTCGTCCAGAACCCGCCGCCCATGCCTATGACCACTGCTGAGCTCGACCACGTCTATGGCCTGCCTTATACTCGAAGGCCTCATCCTTCGTATAAGGAAGAGATACCGGGCCTCAGGACCGTACGATTTTCTATAACCAGTCACAGAGGCTGTTTCGGCGGCTGCGCCTTCTGCGCCATCACGAACCACCAGGGTCGCATCGTCCAGAGCCGCAGCATCGAGTCGATCGTCGAGGAAGTAAAGAAGCTTGTGAAGATGCCGGAGTTCAAAGGGACCATAACTGACATCGGGGGCCCGACGGCCGACATGTACATGCTGGGGTGCGAGAAGCAGTCGAAATACGGCGCCTGCCAGGATAAGCTCTGCCTGTACCCGAAGGCGTGCCCGAGCCTGAAGAGGGACCATGGCGATCTCATCAAACTTTTGAAAGCCGTCGAGTCGGTGCCCGGGGTTAAGAACGTGTTCATTGGCTCGGGCATCCGCTACGACCTGGCGATGCAGGACGAGGATTACCTGTACCATATCTGCGAGCATAACGTGAGCGGGCAGCTAAAAGTGGCGCCGGAGCACGTTTCGAAGGCTGTCACGGATGCCATGTGTAAGCCGTCCATCGAGATGTATGAGCGTTTCGTGAAGAGGTATAAGGAGATCAACCGGGAGCTAGGTAAGGAGCAGTATATCATTCCCTATTTTATTTCGGGCCATCCCGGGTGTACGCTTAATGATGCGGTCCAGCTGGCCGAGTATGTGCGGGATATGGGCTATTATGTCGAGCAGGTGCAGGATTTCACTCCGACGCCTTCCACGCTTTCCACCTGCATGTACTATACGGGCTATAACCCCTATACAGAAAAGGAAGTCTACGTTCCCAGAAGCGTTGATGAGAGACGGATGCAGCGCGCGCTATTACAATATAAAGACCCGGCTAATTATGACCTCGTAAAGAAGGCGCTGCAAAAAGCTGGTAGAAAAGATCTCATCGGGTACGGCCCAAAATGCCTGATCCCGCCGACAAGGCCTCATGGACGAAGGCGATAG